The segment CCTGGTGGGGTTGGCCCTGGGAAGCGGGCTGCTGGAGGAGGTTTCCCGAAGCCTTTACCGAACGGCCAACACCCTGTACGCTCTCTTGGCTCCCTGGGTGGATGGCCTGAGGCGGGAGGTGGGGGTTCCTTGGCTTTCCGCTTTCCTACTGGGGGTCTTGGCGGCCTTTGCTCCCTGCCAGATCACCACTGGGGCCAGCGCCCTGGCCTACTTGGTTCCAGCCGCCCTCGAGGGAAGGGTCTGGCTCAGGTTTCTGGCCTTTCTTCTGGGGAAGGCCTTCACCTACCTGGTGCTCGCCGGGGTGGTTCTCTTCGTTTTGGGCGGGACCCTGGCCAACCCCGAGGCCATCTTCCGCCCGGTGCGGCTGGCCCTGGGGCCCTTTATGGTCCTGGTAGGCCTGGGTCTTTTGGGGGTGGTGCGCTGGCCCCTGGCCTGGGCAGCACCGGAGGACTGGGCGGCCCGGGTGGGGGCGTGAGGTGGGCTTCTGGGGCCCCTGGCCCTGGGTGGGGTTTACGGCTTGGCCTTCTGCCCTACCCTCTTCTGGCTTTTCTTCGGGCTTCTACTCCCTTTGGCCCTGGCTTCTTCCTTTGGGTTTCTCTTTCCCCTTCTCTTCGCCCTGGGGACGGGCTTTCCCCTGGGTTTTCTGCTCCTCCTTTTCACCCGCATGGGCCGGGGCCGGGCCCTCAAGGGGATGCGCCAAGTGAGAAGCCATCTTCTAAGGGGTGCAGGGGCAGTCTTCGTGGCCCTGGGGATTTTGGACACGGTGCTTTACTGGAACCTCTAGCATGGGAGGGTGCGAACAGTTGACCCCCAGCCCCCCTTTCCCCACCCCACACCAAACCCCGCTCCCAAATCCCGCCATTCCCTACAACCTCCCTTCGTACAGGGCAAAAGGCTTAGCCCCCTAGAATGTTCCCCAGGGGTCTAGACGTGAAGGGGAAGAAACGCAAAGGCAAGGGCAAAGGACCCCAGTCCTTCGTCGGCCTGGAAGCCCTCCTCGTTTTTCCTGACCACGGGGACCATGTGGCCACCCTGGACCTCATGCGTCGCTTCTCCGCCGCCTTCCGCTTCGCCTACAACAGGCTTCTGGAGGGAGAAAAGCGGGAGGATCTGAAAAAGGAAGACGGCCCCCTCTGCACCCTCCTCGGCCTCAACACCCGCTACGCAGATGACGCCATCCTCAAGGCCAAGGCCCTCCTGGCCTCCCAGAAGGAGCTTGGGGAAAACCCCCGCAAGGTGGTGTTCGGGGGCAGGAAGCTTTTCCGGCAACTCTCCCGGCTCAAGAAGAGCAACCTGCCCCTTTACGAACGCCGCAAACGGGAGTGGCGGGAAAGGCGCAAGGGGATGCTCTACGCCCGCGGGGACCGGAGCAAGGGGGGCAACCTCAACCTCCGCCTCCTGGTGCGGGATGGGGCTTTGTGGCTCCGCATCAACCTGGTACACCGCCCTGCCTGGGCCCTGGTGAAGGCCTCCCACCCCCGCCTTCACGAACTCCTCTCCCGGGTCTACGCCGGGGAGCCCTACAATGTGGAGCTCACCCTGCGGGAGGGGAAGGTGTATGCCCTCTTCACCTGGGAGGAGGAGCTTCCTCCCCTGGTGGTCAACGCCCAAAGCGGGGTTCTGGCCCTGGAC is part of the Thermus caldilimi genome and harbors:
- a CDS encoding urease accessory protein UreH domain-containing protein yields the protein MRRGLLALGLAVLGLVGLALGSGLLEEVSRSLYRTANTLYALLAPWVDGLRREVGVPWLSAFLLGVLAAFAPCQITTGASALAYLVPAALEGRVWLRFLAFLLGKAFTYLVLAGVVLFVLGGTLANPEAIFRPVRLALGPFMVLVGLGLLGVVRWPLAWAAPEDWAARVGA